The Mobula birostris isolate sMobBir1 chromosome 7, sMobBir1.hap1, whole genome shotgun sequence region ATTGATCAAGTGAAATTGGcctatgggggaaaaaaaaagtgttGAGCAAAATCTCTCCCCCCTGAAAACATTTCCAGGAGTTTCTTGATTACTTAATATAGTTATAGagctagagcagtggtccccaacctccgggctgcggaccgataccgatccgtggcccggaggttggggactacTGAACTAGAGCATGGAAATAGATCCTTCAACCCAACACAGAGGTGATGTACAATACCAGTCCCCGAGTCCTTGGGACATGGAAGGGAAGTGAAACATCtgaaggaaactcacatggtcacagggagaacatacagccTCCATGAAAACAACACCAGGGGGTCAGGACTGACTTTAGCTGTGAAGCTGCAGTTTTACTACCTGTAACTGTGCAACCCTATATGTAAGGATATTTTACAATTCCAAGTATGAGGTGAAGAGATTAACTGAGAAGATCATAGTCATGACTCCTCCTTAAAAATCAAACATCTTGCATGGTTCCCAGGTGGGGATTAAGTACCAAAATTCATAGTATTTAcatatatttatttacttagagatagagGGTGCAGAATAaatccttccagcccttcgagccgcaccacccaaCAACACCTAATTAACCCTACCTTATCACAGGACGATTTAAAATGGCCTACAAACCAATACATCCTTGGAccacgggaggaaaccagaggagctGGAGAAAACCTATGCCTTCCACGGGGAAGACTGGGGTAGTACTCCAAACTCCgacatcccaagctgtaatagtctCACTAACTGCTACGTTACCATGGTGCCCATCCCACTTCAGATAGCACTggttcaatttttttttgaaagtaTTGTTTTCATCTGCTGCttggaaatacaaaaaaactatCCTCTGATTTATGCAAAGCAGCAATTACAATCTATGTATTTGACAGGAGGACGAAATGATTTGGCATTTTGTTCTTAATGCAGGATAGCAAAACCAGTGACAAACAAATGCTGCAACTAAATGTTTGATTGTCAAAATGCTATCATAACAATTTTAATACATCTCTAACTCTACCCATTAGTTATACAGACCTGTAGCCAAGGGATTCCACCATTTTTAATTTGTGACATTTCAGATACTGATTTCCTAAATAGCAACTTTTGTGCTTCAGTTTTCTTTTCCTGAACCAAAGGAATATTGTTTTAAGCTCCCGACACAGTACGCTTAAAGTCTGTGCTGCGGTAATCCTCTCCAAAAActcagtcagtggaatgagtggCTGCTCACTCTTCTTTGCTCTTCTGCAAATAAGTTCTCCCTCAGACTTCAGATTTTTCTAAAAACATAAAACACTTATGTTAAAGGTGGtgtgaaatacctacagcaataCGCATACTTTTAATCAATCATTCTTATTGCAGTTAAAAGAAACATACTGACCGCAGCAAAGTTGTGCCTTTGAGCCTGCTGAAATGTCATTTTAAACCTAAAATGTCTGTCAGTTCCTTTAATATAAACAAAATAATCAGTTCAATTGCAATACAATtcgcattttttaaaaatgtagcaCACGAGTTGTGGAAAACATCAGGATAGTACACAATTCTGGCAAAGATTATCATTTAAATACAGaaccgtacagcacaggaataggcccatTAACCCGAGATGTATATCCAAAACATGACGACAAATTGCACTaaccccttctgcctgcacatgctccatatccctccattccctgcggATTCACGGGTCCATCTAAAAACCTCCGAAATGCCAACAGCATATCtgattctaccaccacccctagcagtaCAGTCCTGGTAGCTATTATTGTATACAGACACACGTCTTGCATATCTCCTTTAatctttcccactctcaccttagAGCTATACCGTTTAGGATTTAATATTTCTTCCCTGGGGAAAATGTTTCTGACTGTCCACGTTCTCTACGCCTCTCGTAATTTTATAAGCTTTTAGCGGGTCACCCTTTgacctctgacactccagaggaaacaatccAATCACTTGCTATAGCTAAtaccctctaattcaggcagcatcctgttaagcctcttctgcaccctctccaatgcctccacaatctccctatAATGCagaaaccagaactgcacacattcTTATTAGACAAAGCAATACAGTAACTAATTGTGACATAAGacagactgcagatactggaaaaagtttgagcaacacacacaaaatgctggaagaactcagtcggTCAGGCGCCATCTAAGAGGGAAATGAacgatcctgatgaagggacttggcctgaaacatgaactgttcatttcgttccatagatgctgccggatttctgatttctccagcattttgtgtgtgttgcaataattaACTGTGACAGCATTATACAAAAGCTCACCAATTTTACGGAGTCTTTGATCCTGTACAGGAACGCCGATATCCAGAAACTGACTGGCGATTTTAGGGACGTGGTTATAATTCATTTTATTTTCATCTAATGATACACTTTGATCATCTGTCAACAATAAGGCCTCAGGTTCTGAAAACAACTCATCAAGTAAACTTGGCTTTCCCAAAGGTACTCCAGTGACCTGAGAGAAAAAGCTTGGCATTTTAATTTGTATTCCTTTGATCGAGGAAAGACCAAGCCACTGCCTGAGGCTAACAGGGAAGGTAAAGTCCTTCACAAAAGGCAAATATTGAATTTTAGATACTTCATTTACTGCCACCAATAGTTTGTCATACAAAACATCCAGATATATTAGGATTCTTTTAAACAGGACCCTAGAAAGAAAAGCAAAACACAGATGTAAAATACTTTCTGTGAATCTTTCATTAAAAATATTTATCGAAATTCAATAACTACAAATAGGATTTCCACCAAATGAACTATTCACTTACCAGAGTCTGCTGAGAATTCCTGTCATAATCACATTTAGAACTATGTATCTTCCATAACGAAGAAATTGACCGGTTAAACTGCAATATGTTACAGTTAAGATAACCAACATTTGAAAATGTTTTGAATTGAGCATTAGATTAAGATCAAAGAATTCACTTCAATGGTAACTTCATGTCAGCTTTTATTAACACACACATTACTGTGTCTTGAAAATAAAAACTTAGCCACCAGAGTTTAAAAGAAGCTTATATTTATGCTGAATAGGAGATGGGCTAAAAGAGCCTTGGAGTGCttaatcacaagcaagagaaaatttgcagttgCAGGAAATCcaggcacacacacaaaatgctggaagggctCAGGCCAGGAAGCTTCTATGCAAAAGAgagaatagtcaacattttgggctgagacccttcagcagggctggagaCAAAaagtccagtcctgctgaagggtctcggcccgaaacatctactcttttccacagatgctgtctggcctgctgagttcctccagcattttgtgtgtgttgcttggaatacTCCAATCCAGAAACAGAAAACATAATAAGAGGATCAAGCTGAGGAAATAAAAGTGAATATTTTCAATGAAAGGAAGAGAATCAGAAACCCAGATGGTGTTTATAAACTGAGCATCAAATTGTCTGGCTCACTGATGAAGGAAAAGTGTGGAATTTGAGGATGAATTTACTGCCTCAATTTCCAACTTTAAACTTTTGTGCAATTATTAATGACATTGCACCACTCTTCATCCTCAACTCTGCACTACTGGGAGAGGTCAAAGCTGCTGGCTTCAGTCTTTCTGATGTGGTGGAATATGAAGCGATCATCACAGGAGAAGTAATATTAAGGTTCAAGAAAAGCCTAGAATGCATATATGTCTTTACCATATATGCACGATCCAATCAGCCCGCCTAGTGCTAAATTCCCTATACATACGTTTTCCATTTCTGGATTTGAGTACTCCAAGGATACCCTATCCCATCTTTAATTCACCATCAATGTCAGCTTATTTTGAACTCTGCCCTCCATTTTCTATTAGGGTCTAAAATGAGTCTATTTTTCAGTCATCCACCCCATGTAATTTCCTCATTTTTAACCACATGGGCAAAAAGGATTTTTCAAACTTTTTTCCCAAATTTTTAGCTATTTCCTTATAAAATAAATTGAAGACATATGATACATCACACGGCAGAGATGAATGTGGGTTTTATATTCATGGCTGACAGTCAAGTAGACACAAATAACAAACAGGACCATATAAATGTTTCAAAGGGATTTCTGAATAGCTGTCAACTGGCTGCATACAAATCATGTCCAGAGGAATACAGCTCAATAACTTCAAAAGTAAGCTTAAtaatttctgaagtccacaatacaTAATCAAATATCCTACAAAAGTgttatttttttaaactgttatatatatatacacacacacacacacacatatatatatatataaataaacttCATATAACAGTACTTttgatgaaggtcagtaatgGTGGCTTTATTATAAGCACCAATGCCATACATGCCATACCAATTTTCAGACTGGACACTGTAGCACATGTAAGCAGTGGAGAATGGCAGGAAATTGTCATACTCAAGGATACAGAAATGCTTTGGCGCACATATCCATCAGCCGCAGTATCAGCTTACTACCTCCCAATACTTTCAGTGACATCCACT contains the following coding sequences:
- the nepro gene encoding nucleolus and neural progenitor protein, with protein sequence MACESWSVAEVWNTADIPFPDSSSLSVAAADPDVFITDLHSACENAIRVLTDKSLTVEVLVLRSVIYTFHNRLHQHKSYLVIKQVEQCVNRLHKMQLKHSLQSLINSCSRAIRKRKLESNCSKQIPNQAVLEWMSLKVLGGSKLILRLMDMCAKAFLLTGQFLRYGRYIVLNVIMTGILSRLWVLFKRILIYLDVLYDKLLVAVNEVSKIQYLPFVKDFTFPVSLRQWLGLSSIKGIQIKMPSFFSQVTGVPLGKPSLLDELFSEPEALLLTDDQSVSLDENKMNYNHVPKIASQFLDIGVPVQDQRLRKIGTDRHFRFKMTFQQAQRHNFAAKNLKSEGELICRRAKKSEQPLIPLTEFLERITAAQTLSVLCRELKTIFLWFRKRKLKHKSCYLGNQYLKCHKLKMVESLGYSFPKKINFIKSSVCKCLIKKPQRTFESDKVFKNHLRGMTLLRKYKIKHKRQLKLRRLQLRRQKSLLRAKHSRMRLNARKRNRKLHTIPHFDCDRQISGKRQGIKTNVAAEFVGDFGQDQKLKNMPYPSGSPSVTNADDIDDIFASIGV